One genomic window of Cricetulus griseus strain 17A/GY chromosome 3, alternate assembly CriGri-PICRH-1.0, whole genome shotgun sequence includes the following:
- the Ins gene encoding insulin, with protein sequence MALWMRLLPLLALLALWEPNPAQAFVNQHLCGSHLVEALYLVCGERGFFYTPKSRRGVEDPQVTQLELGGGPGAGDLQTLALEVAQQKRGIVDQCCTSICSLYQLENYCN encoded by the exons ATGGCCCTGTGGATGCGCCTTCTGCCCCTGTTGGCCCTGCTGGCCCTCTGGGAGCCGAACCCTGCCCAGGCTTTTGTCAACCAGCACCTTTGTGGCTCCCACCTTGTGGAGGCACTCTACCTGGTGTGTGGGGAGCGTGGCTTCTTCTACACACCCAAATCCCGTCGTGGAGTGGAGGACCCACAAG TGACACAGCTGGAGCTGGGTGGCGGCCCTGGAGCAGGTGACCTTCAGACCTTGGCACTGGAGGTGGCCCAGCAGAAGCGCGGCATTGTGGATCAGTGCTGCACCAGCATCTGCTCGCTCTACCAGCTAGAGAACTACTGCAACTAG